The following are encoded together in the Citrus sinensis cultivar Valencia sweet orange chromosome 1, DVS_A1.0, whole genome shotgun sequence genome:
- the LOC102629228 gene encoding SAC3 family protein B isoform X1, with protein MASNNNSGAGFGKASGPSAPPKHVPSFGQFTSRSASPPFPILASAPSPRLPEVVDITRSPPLGGFGSSVPAARPFQASNARPEALQRVASPPYPFDNYSSAGVHRPVEPPQRLDNGQRSLFKDYDTPPHCRPSAVMPFVASSNYGTSSTAKTAGLQEPKRTRSPPLLSRDEEFSRNSSQTTNPRLGFSSSTRDDHGKLLGNYRNSLALQDQSRALPLANSFDDERRSMGQVANVQVPKRTRSPPVTSANGLSWDNPQFASNDSKRPALSSSTWDDHAKFLGNYTNSLAQQDQSRASPHANSYDDERSFMGQVATVEGPKQTSAPPITSANGVSPENPHSKRQSNRSNAVFGAPNSQVLQRSVPSSKSAVGATSSNVYPVPKRTRSPPLPSVGQDLQENSNFTQYDAEREMQAKAKRLARFKVELIENVQISPEITDKKVSNSGRGQSVVERQKFVGGHSIESAKDYPNENTLSDNEGLEASSVIIGSCPDMCPESERAERERKGDLDRYERLDGDRNQTTEYLAVKKYNRTAEREANLIRPMPILQKTVGYLLDLLDQPYDERFLGLYNFLWDRMRAIRMDLRMQHIFNQEAITMLEQMIRLHIIAMHELCEYTKGEGFSEGFDAHLNIEQMNKTSVELFQMYDDHRKRGLIISTEKEFRGYYALLKLDKHPGYKVEPAELSLDLAKMTPEIRQTPEVLFARSVARACRTGNFIAFFRLARKASYLQACLMHAHFSKLRTQALASLYSGLQNNQGLPVAHVGRWLGMEEEDIESLLEYHGFSIKEFEEPYMVKEGPFLNSDKDYPTKCSKLVLLKRLGRMVEDISASSQVTPPAEPTKAMQLDNKYKSDIEAIPSVDRKICVPVVEEEMPDSVAISSPKNSIAFRPMIEASMVDQQCQDDHQRTGASVFPWVFSAPHSSPISRPAKFLTEEKQNGDVLFGISPEKKMFSDMEGSPTQLVARTEALQDRSPSSKRYDYSVGSSLQQGAAIKSVQYEEPQDTHQEGENIKVVQDENNEVMKNYASAKLKLILRLWRRRSLKQKELRKQRQLAANTALNSLSLGPPIRQNSDQPSTCGEFDIDHVMRERSEKHDRSWSRLNVSDAIAGILGRRNPKAKCLCWKIVLCSHACLEGDRQMQRKQISDLAAELWLFSKLKPSEKDDGDVVFASPGLSIWKKWIPSQSGTDLTCCFSFVKEMEFNHVNDAVSGASAVLFLVSESIPWKLQKVQLNKLVMSIPSGSCLPLLILSCSYDKEALDPCAVIINELGLSELDKSRVNRFLVKFLVSDQQSSQSDEFFSDEQLREGLRWLASESPLQPVVYCMRTRELILTCLSSALEVLGKSSDYEVSPNHCISAFNEALDQSLVEIVAAAKANPSNWPCPEIALVEDSGDDNFMEDWCFPSLGWNSVGRIESLEHALRDLKLPSFPDDISFLGRGCKMGKEIENQRLQLENLLINYLTLSSKMMAVPLARKEASIMLQRSARLELHNSCYYIVPKWVMIFRRIFSWRLMILNNGAVSSSYVLEQHLVSHTSGDLDKLGLEGTRSSPYVHLSLDEMMGVGCTSHPFQQEITEAGCGPILTQGAQTQPQVHQPAMASNSDDIQDHANTNSMVEEGERNRSEKNKWTVANDISYVTSKLNNTAGEITVSPNVTKETDNLSKLFEQCHLVQNTNESKLYFYF; from the exons atggCGTCTAATAATAATTCAGGTGCAGGATTTGGGAAGGCATCAGGGCCATCAGCTCCACCAAAGCACGTACCTTCTTTTGGTCAGTTCACTAGTCGTTCTGCTTCTCCTCCTTTCCCCATTCTTGCGTCTGCTCCATCTCCCAG GTTGCCTGAAGTTGTAGATATCACTCGTTCACCTCCTCTGGGTGGTTTTGGAAGCTCTGTCCCTGCAGCGAGACCTTTTCAAGCTTCCAATGCAAG ACCTGAGGCTCTGCAGAGAGTGGCATCACCTCCTTACCCCTTTGACAATTACTCATCTGCAGGAGTCCACAG GCCTGTTGAACCACCTCAAAGACTGGATAATGGGCAAAGATCTCTCTTCAAAGATTATGATACCCCGCCTCATTGTAGGCCTTCTGCTGTCATGCCATTTGTTGCTTCAAGTAATTATGGAACCAGCAGTACAGCTAAGACTGCCGGACTTCAAGAACCAAAAAGAACTAGGTCACCTCCTTTGCTCTCTAGAGACGAGGAATTTTCAAGAAACTCTAGTCAAACTACCAATCCAAG GCTTGGATTTTCTTCTTCCACACGGGATGATCATGGCAAGTTGCTTGGAAATTACCGCAACTCACTGGCTCTGCAAGATCAGTCCAGAGCCTTACCACTTGCAAATTCATTTGATGACGAAAGAAGATCCATGGGGCAAGTGGCTAATGTCCAAGTCCCAAAACGGACTAGGTCCCCACCTGTCACATCAGCCAATGGTCTTTCCTGGGATAATCCTCAGTTTGCTTCAAATGACTCCAAAAG GCCTGCTTTATCGTCTTCCACATGGGACGATCATGCCAAGTTTCTTGGCAATTACACTAACTCACTGGCTCAGCAAGATCAGTCCAGAGCCTCACCTCATGCAAATTCTTATGATGATGAAAGAAGTTTTATGGGGCAAGTAGCTACTGTTGAAGGCCCAAAACAAACCAGTGCCCCGCCTATCACGTCAGCCAATGGTGTTTCCCCGGAGAATCCTCACTCCAAAAG GCAGAGCAATAGGTCCAATGCGGTTTTCGGTGCCCCTAATTCTCAAGTATTGCAGAGGTCTGTGCCATCTTCGAAAAGTGCTGTTGGTGCAACCAGTTCCAATGTATACCCTGTTCCAAAAAGAACAAGGTCTCCTCCTTTGCCTTCAGTTGGTCAAGATTTGCAGGAAAACTCCAATTTTACTCAATATGATGCAGAACG AGAAATGCAAGCCAAGGCAAAACGGTTGGCCCGCTTTAAGGTTGAGCTGATTGAAAATGTGCAAATCAGTCCTGAGATTACAGATAAAAAAGTTTCTAACAGTGGACGGGGGCAGTCTGTTGTAGAGAGACAAAAGTTTGTTGGGGGGCATTCTATAGAATCAGCAAAGGATTATCCCAATGAAAATACTTTATCAGATAATGAAGGCTTGGAGGCATCCAGTGTTATTATTGGGTCATGTCCTGATATGTGTCCTG AGTCGGAAAGGGCAGAACGAGAAAGAAAAGGGGATCTTGACCGGTATGAACGATTGGATGGTGATAGAAATCAAACAACCGAATACCTTGCCGTTAAAAAG TATAACAGGACAGCAGAGAGGGAAGCAAATTTGATACGACCCATGCCAATCCTGCAGAAGACTGTTGGTTATTTGCTTGATTTGCTAGATCAGCCTTATGATGAAAGGTTTCTAGGCTTGTACAACTTCCTATGGGACAGGATGAGAGCAATTCGAATGGACCTGAGGATGCAGCACATTTTTAATCAAGAAGCTATTACTATGCTAGAGCAAATG ATAAGGCTGCACATTATTGCCATGCACGAATTATGCGAGTATACTAAGGGAGAGGGCTTTTCTGAGGGATTTGATGCTCACCTCAATATTGAGCAGATGAACAAAACATCAGTTGAATTGTTCCAGATGTATGATGATCACAGGAAGAGAGGATTGATTATTTCCACAGAAAAAGAGTTTCGAGGTTATTATGCGCTACTCAAACTTGACAAGCATCCTGGTTACAAA GTTGAACCTGCAGAGCTCTCACTGGATCTTGCAAAGATGACTCCAGAAATAAGACAAACACCGGAGGTTCTATTTGCCCGCAGTGTTGCAAG AGCTTGTAGAACGGGTAACTTTATTGCCTTTTTTCGGCTTGCAAGGAAAGCGAGTTACCTTCAAGCATGTTTAATGCATGCTCATTTTTCCAAG TTACGCACCCAGGCACTTGCTTCTTTATACTCTGGTCTGCAGAATAACCAAGGTCTCCCTGTTGCCCATGTTGGCCGATGGCTTGGGATGGAG GAAGAGGACATTGAAAGCCTCTTGGAGTATCATGGTTTTTCGATAAAGGAATTTGAGGAGCCATACATGGTGAAGGAAGGCCCATTTCTCAACAGTGACAAGGACTATCCTACCAAGTGTTCAAAACTAGTCCTTTTGAAAAGGTTAGGAAGGATGGTTGAAGATATTTCAGCTTCTAGTCAAGTCACACCTCCTGCAGAACCAACAAAAGCCATGCAGCTggataataaatataagtcTGACATAGAAGCAATTCCTTCTGTTGATAGGAAGATCTGTGTTCCTGTAGTTGAGGAAGAAATGCCCGATTCTGTAGCCATTTCATCCCCGAAAAATAGCATAGCATTTCGGCCCATGATTGAAGCATCAATGGTTGATCAACAATGTCAAGATGACCATCAGAGAACTGGTGCCTCTGTTTTTCCCTGGGTTTTCTCAGCACCTCACAGTTCTCCTATATCCCGGCCAGCCAAATTTCTGactgaagaaaaacaaaatggagATGTTCTTTTCGGAATTTCTCcagagaaaaagatgttcTCTGACATGGAAGGTTCTCCCACGCAACTTGTGGCAAGAACAGAAGCTTTGCAAGACAGATCCCCCAGTTCTAAAAGATATGATTATTCTGTTGGAAGTTCGTTACAGCAAGGTGCAGCAATTAAGAGTGTTCAATATGAAGAGCCTCAAGATACACATCAAGAAGGCGAAAACATTAAAGTTGTGCAAGATGAAAACAATGaagttatgaaaaattatgctTCAGCAAAACTGAAGTTGATCTTAAG GTTATGGAGGCGACGCTCGTTAAAGCAAAAGGAGTTACGCAAGCAAAGGCAGTTAGCAGCAAATACTGCTTTAAATTCATTGTCTTTAGGGCCCCCAATTCGACAGAACAGTGAT CAACCAAGCACCTGTGGTGAGTTTGACATTGATCATGTAATGAGGGAGAGATCTGAGAAACATGACCGATCATGGTCTAGGCTGAATGTTTCAGATGCAATAGCTGGTATACTTGGCCGAAGAAACCCAAAAGCTAAATGCCTGTGCTGGAAAATAGTTCTGTGTTCTCATGCCTGTCTAGAAGGAGACAGACAGATGCAGAGGAAACAAATTTCCGATTTGGCTGCGGAGCTGTGGTTGTTTTCAAAACTTAAGCCTTCTGAAAAAGATGACGGTGATGTGGTTTTTGCATCTCCTGGCCTTTCGATATGGAAGAAATGGATTCCTAGCCAATCTGGTACCGATCTGACctgctgcttttcttttgttaaggAGATGGAATTCAACCATGTGAATGATGCTGTTTCTGGAGCAAGTGCTGTTCTATTCCTAGTATCTGAAAGCATCCCATGGAAGCTCCAAAAAGTTCAACTCAATAAACTTGTTATGTCAATACCTTCTGGTTCCTGTCTTCCCCTTCTGATCTTAAGTTGCTCATACGATAAAGAGGCATTAGATCCTTGTGCtgttataattaatgaattggGTCTCTCTGAATTAGACAAGTCTAGGGTAAACAggtttttggttaaatttctTGTCAGTGACCAACAATCTAGTCAGTCAGATGAATTTTTCAGTGATGAGCAACTAAGGGAAGGGTTGCGGTGGTTGGCAAGTGAGTCACCCCTTCAACCTGTTGTTTATTGTATGAGAACACGAGAACTCATTCTGACTTGCCTTAGTTCTGCACTGGAGGTACTTGGCAAGTCAAGTGATTATGAAGTTAGTCCAAACCATTGTATCTCAGCCTTCAATGAAGCATTGGATCAGTCCTTGGTGGAAATTGTGGCTGCTGCCAAAGCAAATCCTTCTAATTGGCCCTGTCCTGAGATTGCATTAGTGGAGGATTCTGGTGATGATAACTTCATGGAGGATTGGTGCTTCCCAAGTCTAGGATGGAATTCTGTAGGAAGAATCGAATCTCTTGAGCATGCATTAAGGGACTTGAAACTTCCTTCTTTTCCTGATGATATATCCTTTTTGGGCCGAGGTTGTAAGATGGGTAAGGAGATCGAGAACCAGAGATTGCAACTTGAGAATTTATTGATAAACTATTTAACACTTTCAAGCAAGATGATGGCAGTTCCACTGGCAAGAAAAGAAGCTTCCATAATGCTACAAAGAAGCGCAAGGCTTGAGCTGCACAATTCGTGCTACTATATTGTTCCAAAGTGGGTTATGATTTTCCGGCGAATTTTTAGTTGGCGATTGATGATTCTAAACAATGGAGCTGTATCTTCATCTTATGTTTTGGAGCAGCACCTTGTTTCTCACACTTCAGGTGACCTGGATAAGTTAGGACTTGAAGGTACCAGATCTTCACCCTATGTTCATCTGTCTCTAGATGAAATGATGGGAGTTGGTTGTACAAGTCATCCATTTCAACAAGAAATTACGGAAGCTGGCTGTGGTCCTATTTTGACTCAAGGGGCTCAGACACAGCCACAAGTTCATCAGCCAGCAATGGCCTCAAATAGTGATGATATTCAGGACCATGCTAATACGAATAGCATGGTGGAGGAGGGAGAAAGAAATCgatcagaaaaaaataaatggactGTTGCAAATGATATTTCTTATGTAACGAGTAAGTTAAACAATACAGCTGGAGAGATAACAGTGTCCCCAAATGTGACGAAGGAAACCGATAATTTAAGCAAGTTATTTGAGCAATGTCACTTAGTACAGAATACAAATGAAAGTAAGCTGTACTTTTACTTCTGA
- the LOC102629228 gene encoding SAC3 family protein B isoform X2, whose protein sequence is MASNNNSGAGFGKASGPSAPPKHVPSFGQFTSRSASPPFPILASAPSPRLPEVVDITRSPPLGGFGSSVPAARPFQASNARPVEPPQRLDNGQRSLFKDYDTPPHCRPSAVMPFVASSNYGTSSTAKTAGLQEPKRTRSPPLLSRDEEFSRNSSQTTNPRLGFSSSTRDDHGKLLGNYRNSLALQDQSRALPLANSFDDERRSMGQVANVQVPKRTRSPPVTSANGLSWDNPQFASNDSKRPALSSSTWDDHAKFLGNYTNSLAQQDQSRASPHANSYDDERSFMGQVATVEGPKQTSAPPITSANGVSPENPHSKRQSNRSNAVFGAPNSQVLQRSVPSSKSAVGATSSNVYPVPKRTRSPPLPSVGQDLQENSNFTQYDAEREMQAKAKRLARFKVELIENVQISPEITDKKVSNSGRGQSVVERQKFVGGHSIESAKDYPNENTLSDNEGLEASSVIIGSCPDMCPESERAERERKGDLDRYERLDGDRNQTTEYLAVKKYNRTAEREANLIRPMPILQKTVGYLLDLLDQPYDERFLGLYNFLWDRMRAIRMDLRMQHIFNQEAITMLEQMIRLHIIAMHELCEYTKGEGFSEGFDAHLNIEQMNKTSVELFQMYDDHRKRGLIISTEKEFRGYYALLKLDKHPGYKVEPAELSLDLAKMTPEIRQTPEVLFARSVARACRTGNFIAFFRLARKASYLQACLMHAHFSKLRTQALASLYSGLQNNQGLPVAHVGRWLGMEEEDIESLLEYHGFSIKEFEEPYMVKEGPFLNSDKDYPTKCSKLVLLKRLGRMVEDISASSQVTPPAEPTKAMQLDNKYKSDIEAIPSVDRKICVPVVEEEMPDSVAISSPKNSIAFRPMIEASMVDQQCQDDHQRTGASVFPWVFSAPHSSPISRPAKFLTEEKQNGDVLFGISPEKKMFSDMEGSPTQLVARTEALQDRSPSSKRYDYSVGSSLQQGAAIKSVQYEEPQDTHQEGENIKVVQDENNEVMKNYASAKLKLILRLWRRRSLKQKELRKQRQLAANTALNSLSLGPPIRQNSDQPSTCGEFDIDHVMRERSEKHDRSWSRLNVSDAIAGILGRRNPKAKCLCWKIVLCSHACLEGDRQMQRKQISDLAAELWLFSKLKPSEKDDGDVVFASPGLSIWKKWIPSQSGTDLTCCFSFVKEMEFNHVNDAVSGASAVLFLVSESIPWKLQKVQLNKLVMSIPSGSCLPLLILSCSYDKEALDPCAVIINELGLSELDKSRVNRFLVKFLVSDQQSSQSDEFFSDEQLREGLRWLASESPLQPVVYCMRTRELILTCLSSALEVLGKSSDYEVSPNHCISAFNEALDQSLVEIVAAAKANPSNWPCPEIALVEDSGDDNFMEDWCFPSLGWNSVGRIESLEHALRDLKLPSFPDDISFLGRGCKMGKEIENQRLQLENLLINYLTLSSKMMAVPLARKEASIMLQRSARLELHNSCYYIVPKWVMIFRRIFSWRLMILNNGAVSSSYVLEQHLVSHTSGDLDKLGLEGTRSSPYVHLSLDEMMGVGCTSHPFQQEITEAGCGPILTQGAQTQPQVHQPAMASNSDDIQDHANTNSMVEEGERNRSEKNKWTVANDISYVTSKLNNTAGEITVSPNVTKETDNLSKLFEQCHLVQNTNESKLYFYF, encoded by the exons atggCGTCTAATAATAATTCAGGTGCAGGATTTGGGAAGGCATCAGGGCCATCAGCTCCACCAAAGCACGTACCTTCTTTTGGTCAGTTCACTAGTCGTTCTGCTTCTCCTCCTTTCCCCATTCTTGCGTCTGCTCCATCTCCCAG GTTGCCTGAAGTTGTAGATATCACTCGTTCACCTCCTCTGGGTGGTTTTGGAAGCTCTGTCCCTGCAGCGAGACCTTTTCAAGCTTCCAATGCAAG GCCTGTTGAACCACCTCAAAGACTGGATAATGGGCAAAGATCTCTCTTCAAAGATTATGATACCCCGCCTCATTGTAGGCCTTCTGCTGTCATGCCATTTGTTGCTTCAAGTAATTATGGAACCAGCAGTACAGCTAAGACTGCCGGACTTCAAGAACCAAAAAGAACTAGGTCACCTCCTTTGCTCTCTAGAGACGAGGAATTTTCAAGAAACTCTAGTCAAACTACCAATCCAAG GCTTGGATTTTCTTCTTCCACACGGGATGATCATGGCAAGTTGCTTGGAAATTACCGCAACTCACTGGCTCTGCAAGATCAGTCCAGAGCCTTACCACTTGCAAATTCATTTGATGACGAAAGAAGATCCATGGGGCAAGTGGCTAATGTCCAAGTCCCAAAACGGACTAGGTCCCCACCTGTCACATCAGCCAATGGTCTTTCCTGGGATAATCCTCAGTTTGCTTCAAATGACTCCAAAAG GCCTGCTTTATCGTCTTCCACATGGGACGATCATGCCAAGTTTCTTGGCAATTACACTAACTCACTGGCTCAGCAAGATCAGTCCAGAGCCTCACCTCATGCAAATTCTTATGATGATGAAAGAAGTTTTATGGGGCAAGTAGCTACTGTTGAAGGCCCAAAACAAACCAGTGCCCCGCCTATCACGTCAGCCAATGGTGTTTCCCCGGAGAATCCTCACTCCAAAAG GCAGAGCAATAGGTCCAATGCGGTTTTCGGTGCCCCTAATTCTCAAGTATTGCAGAGGTCTGTGCCATCTTCGAAAAGTGCTGTTGGTGCAACCAGTTCCAATGTATACCCTGTTCCAAAAAGAACAAGGTCTCCTCCTTTGCCTTCAGTTGGTCAAGATTTGCAGGAAAACTCCAATTTTACTCAATATGATGCAGAACG AGAAATGCAAGCCAAGGCAAAACGGTTGGCCCGCTTTAAGGTTGAGCTGATTGAAAATGTGCAAATCAGTCCTGAGATTACAGATAAAAAAGTTTCTAACAGTGGACGGGGGCAGTCTGTTGTAGAGAGACAAAAGTTTGTTGGGGGGCATTCTATAGAATCAGCAAAGGATTATCCCAATGAAAATACTTTATCAGATAATGAAGGCTTGGAGGCATCCAGTGTTATTATTGGGTCATGTCCTGATATGTGTCCTG AGTCGGAAAGGGCAGAACGAGAAAGAAAAGGGGATCTTGACCGGTATGAACGATTGGATGGTGATAGAAATCAAACAACCGAATACCTTGCCGTTAAAAAG TATAACAGGACAGCAGAGAGGGAAGCAAATTTGATACGACCCATGCCAATCCTGCAGAAGACTGTTGGTTATTTGCTTGATTTGCTAGATCAGCCTTATGATGAAAGGTTTCTAGGCTTGTACAACTTCCTATGGGACAGGATGAGAGCAATTCGAATGGACCTGAGGATGCAGCACATTTTTAATCAAGAAGCTATTACTATGCTAGAGCAAATG ATAAGGCTGCACATTATTGCCATGCACGAATTATGCGAGTATACTAAGGGAGAGGGCTTTTCTGAGGGATTTGATGCTCACCTCAATATTGAGCAGATGAACAAAACATCAGTTGAATTGTTCCAGATGTATGATGATCACAGGAAGAGAGGATTGATTATTTCCACAGAAAAAGAGTTTCGAGGTTATTATGCGCTACTCAAACTTGACAAGCATCCTGGTTACAAA GTTGAACCTGCAGAGCTCTCACTGGATCTTGCAAAGATGACTCCAGAAATAAGACAAACACCGGAGGTTCTATTTGCCCGCAGTGTTGCAAG AGCTTGTAGAACGGGTAACTTTATTGCCTTTTTTCGGCTTGCAAGGAAAGCGAGTTACCTTCAAGCATGTTTAATGCATGCTCATTTTTCCAAG TTACGCACCCAGGCACTTGCTTCTTTATACTCTGGTCTGCAGAATAACCAAGGTCTCCCTGTTGCCCATGTTGGCCGATGGCTTGGGATGGAG GAAGAGGACATTGAAAGCCTCTTGGAGTATCATGGTTTTTCGATAAAGGAATTTGAGGAGCCATACATGGTGAAGGAAGGCCCATTTCTCAACAGTGACAAGGACTATCCTACCAAGTGTTCAAAACTAGTCCTTTTGAAAAGGTTAGGAAGGATGGTTGAAGATATTTCAGCTTCTAGTCAAGTCACACCTCCTGCAGAACCAACAAAAGCCATGCAGCTggataataaatataagtcTGACATAGAAGCAATTCCTTCTGTTGATAGGAAGATCTGTGTTCCTGTAGTTGAGGAAGAAATGCCCGATTCTGTAGCCATTTCATCCCCGAAAAATAGCATAGCATTTCGGCCCATGATTGAAGCATCAATGGTTGATCAACAATGTCAAGATGACCATCAGAGAACTGGTGCCTCTGTTTTTCCCTGGGTTTTCTCAGCACCTCACAGTTCTCCTATATCCCGGCCAGCCAAATTTCTGactgaagaaaaacaaaatggagATGTTCTTTTCGGAATTTCTCcagagaaaaagatgttcTCTGACATGGAAGGTTCTCCCACGCAACTTGTGGCAAGAACAGAAGCTTTGCAAGACAGATCCCCCAGTTCTAAAAGATATGATTATTCTGTTGGAAGTTCGTTACAGCAAGGTGCAGCAATTAAGAGTGTTCAATATGAAGAGCCTCAAGATACACATCAAGAAGGCGAAAACATTAAAGTTGTGCAAGATGAAAACAATGaagttatgaaaaattatgctTCAGCAAAACTGAAGTTGATCTTAAG GTTATGGAGGCGACGCTCGTTAAAGCAAAAGGAGTTACGCAAGCAAAGGCAGTTAGCAGCAAATACTGCTTTAAATTCATTGTCTTTAGGGCCCCCAATTCGACAGAACAGTGAT CAACCAAGCACCTGTGGTGAGTTTGACATTGATCATGTAATGAGGGAGAGATCTGAGAAACATGACCGATCATGGTCTAGGCTGAATGTTTCAGATGCAATAGCTGGTATACTTGGCCGAAGAAACCCAAAAGCTAAATGCCTGTGCTGGAAAATAGTTCTGTGTTCTCATGCCTGTCTAGAAGGAGACAGACAGATGCAGAGGAAACAAATTTCCGATTTGGCTGCGGAGCTGTGGTTGTTTTCAAAACTTAAGCCTTCTGAAAAAGATGACGGTGATGTGGTTTTTGCATCTCCTGGCCTTTCGATATGGAAGAAATGGATTCCTAGCCAATCTGGTACCGATCTGACctgctgcttttcttttgttaaggAGATGGAATTCAACCATGTGAATGATGCTGTTTCTGGAGCAAGTGCTGTTCTATTCCTAGTATCTGAAAGCATCCCATGGAAGCTCCAAAAAGTTCAACTCAATAAACTTGTTATGTCAATACCTTCTGGTTCCTGTCTTCCCCTTCTGATCTTAAGTTGCTCATACGATAAAGAGGCATTAGATCCTTGTGCtgttataattaatgaattggGTCTCTCTGAATTAGACAAGTCTAGGGTAAACAggtttttggttaaatttctTGTCAGTGACCAACAATCTAGTCAGTCAGATGAATTTTTCAGTGATGAGCAACTAAGGGAAGGGTTGCGGTGGTTGGCAAGTGAGTCACCCCTTCAACCTGTTGTTTATTGTATGAGAACACGAGAACTCATTCTGACTTGCCTTAGTTCTGCACTGGAGGTACTTGGCAAGTCAAGTGATTATGAAGTTAGTCCAAACCATTGTATCTCAGCCTTCAATGAAGCATTGGATCAGTCCTTGGTGGAAATTGTGGCTGCTGCCAAAGCAAATCCTTCTAATTGGCCCTGTCCTGAGATTGCATTAGTGGAGGATTCTGGTGATGATAACTTCATGGAGGATTGGTGCTTCCCAAGTCTAGGATGGAATTCTGTAGGAAGAATCGAATCTCTTGAGCATGCATTAAGGGACTTGAAACTTCCTTCTTTTCCTGATGATATATCCTTTTTGGGCCGAGGTTGTAAGATGGGTAAGGAGATCGAGAACCAGAGATTGCAACTTGAGAATTTATTGATAAACTATTTAACACTTTCAAGCAAGATGATGGCAGTTCCACTGGCAAGAAAAGAAGCTTCCATAATGCTACAAAGAAGCGCAAGGCTTGAGCTGCACAATTCGTGCTACTATATTGTTCCAAAGTGGGTTATGATTTTCCGGCGAATTTTTAGTTGGCGATTGATGATTCTAAACAATGGAGCTGTATCTTCATCTTATGTTTTGGAGCAGCACCTTGTTTCTCACACTTCAGGTGACCTGGATAAGTTAGGACTTGAAGGTACCAGATCTTCACCCTATGTTCATCTGTCTCTAGATGAAATGATGGGAGTTGGTTGTACAAGTCATCCATTTCAACAAGAAATTACGGAAGCTGGCTGTGGTCCTATTTTGACTCAAGGGGCTCAGACACAGCCACAAGTTCATCAGCCAGCAATGGCCTCAAATAGTGATGATATTCAGGACCATGCTAATACGAATAGCATGGTGGAGGAGGGAGAAAGAAATCgatcagaaaaaaataaatggactGTTGCAAATGATATTTCTTATGTAACGAGTAAGTTAAACAATACAGCTGGAGAGATAACAGTGTCCCCAAATGTGACGAAGGAAACCGATAATTTAAGCAAGTTATTTGAGCAATGTCACTTAGTACAGAATACAAATGAAAGTAAGCTGTACTTTTACTTCTGA
- the LOC102628950 gene encoding peptide methionine sulfoxide reductase B5-like, with translation MTAAADSVQKTEEEWRAILSPEQFRILRQKGTEPRGTGEYNKLYADGFYNCAGCGTALYKSVTKFDSGCGWPAFYEGLPGAINRSPDPDGRRTEITCAACGGHLGHVFKGEGFKTPTDERHCVNSVSIKFIPGDAPASS, from the exons ATGACTGCAGCAGCAGATTCCGTTCAGAAAACCGAGGAAGAATGGCGGGCCATTCTCTCCCCCGAGCAGTTTAGGATTCTACGCCAGAAAGGAACCGA GCCGCGAGGAACTGGGGAGTACAACAAGTTGTATGCGGATGGGTTTTACAACTGTGCTGGCTGTGGAACTGCGCTTTACAAGTCTGTTACCAAATTCGATTCTGGATGTGGGTGGCCAGCTTTCTATGAAGGTCTTCCTGGAGCCATAAATCGCTCC CCTGATCCTGATGGAAGGAGAACCGAGATAACTTGTGCTGCTTGCGGGGGTCACTTGGGTCACGTCTTCAAAGGGGAGGGATTCAAAACGCCTACAGATGAACGCCACTGTGTCAATAGTGTTTCAATTAAGTTTATTCCAGGTGATGCTCCTGCTTCATCATGA
- the LOC102628677 gene encoding uncharacterized protein LOC102628677, with protein MSCSHKLESEQKKVNPFTKTTQNMDRSNTKSDPNQFRVPSSPPLHQSDADDEDENVKQLRECSALYLSLQDCLVNNNRNWKSCQMEVRALKACNERRKNDKGK; from the exons ATGTCATGCTCCCACAAGCTCGAATCTGAACAAAAGAAAGTGAACCCATTTACGAAAACGACCCAAAATATGGACCGATCAAACACAAAATCCGACCCGAATCAATTCCGGGTTCCGTCATCGCCACCTCTTCATCAGTCCGACGCAGACGATGAGGACGAGAACGTGAAGCAGCTTCGAGAATGCTCTGCTCTTTACCTGTCTTTACAG gaTTGTCTTGTTAACAACAACAGGAATTGGAAATCTTGTCAGATGG AGGTTCGAGCTTTGAAGGCGTGCAACGAGAGGAGAAAGAATGACAAAGGGAAGTGA